The DNA sequence CTGACCGCCTGTCTCGCCGGCTTCGGTCTTGCCTTCGTGCCGGAGGAAACGGCGCTCACCCACATCGCCGACGGCCGCCTTATCCGGGTGCTCGAAGACTGGTGCGACCCGTTTCCCGGCTACCACCTCTATTACCCCAGTCGCCGCCAGTCCTCACCCGCCTTTGCAGTGCTGGTCGAGGCGCTGCGCTATCGCGGGTGAGTGCTCGAAGCACTCGATCGGACGGCATCGAGAACCCACTCTCGAAACGCTGCAATCTTCGGCTGCTCGGCATTTGCTTCCGGATAGACGAGATAGTAGGCAAAGGCCTCGATATGCGTCTCGCCGGCCAACTGGATCAGGCGCCCCGCTTCGATCTCCGGCGCCACCATCGCGGCGGGAAGCAAGCCTGCGCCAAGACCTGCAAGCACCGCCTGCTGGAGCAGAGCCGTATCATCGAAGGAAGGTCCGGTCGGCAGCGTCGCCTCGGCCAGGTTGTTTGCCTGCAGCCACAGGCTCCACCCCTTCCTGTCCGCGTCCTGCACCTTGGGCCAGGCCACCAACGCAGCAGGGCTTGCCGGCTGCCCCAGGCGCTCGACCAGCAAAGGCGCGGCGACAGGCACCATTTCCACCGCCAGAACGTGATCGCTGCGAAGCCCGGGGTAGTGACCGTAGCCATGGCGGAAAGCAACGTCGACGCCGGCGCGCGAAAAATCGACGAGCGCATTGCTGGTGACGACCTGCAGATCGATCTGCGGATGCGCATCGCGAAATGACGCCATGCGCGGCACAAGCCAGGCGGAGGCAAAGAACGACGTGGCGCTGACGGTAAGGACGCCGCTGTCCGCCGAACCGACGACACGCTTCGATGCCTCGGAAATCTGACGAAAGGCGTTGCGCACCGGCGGCAGGTAATCCCGCCCCGCATCAGTCAGGAAGATGCCGCGGTTCACCCGGACGAACAGCCGCACACCGAGATGCTGCTCCAGCACCTTCAGCATCTGGCTGACCGCACCCGGCGTGACGCACAGCTCCCCGGCCGCGTCCTTCACCGAAAGATGACGGGCGGCCGCTTCGAACGCCCGCAGCGCATTCAGAGGGGGCAACTTCGCCTCTATCATTTAGATATTCTAACTCGAATTCCACAGAATTTATGGTTTGTTCTTTGTCATTCTAACCGGGATATTCGATCGAAAGCAATCGCATTGCATCGGACAGAACTCACGTTCGACATAAGCAAATCTGATGCGATTGAGACGCGTAAACCCGCTGATGTGAACGGTTCATCCAGGAGAACGACAGACATGAAGAGCGACGCCGCCAGCCTTGCCTATCTCGGCCTGACAGAGGTTGGAGCCTTGATCAGAGAGCGGTCCGTTACCGCGAAAGAGGTGGTCGAAGCACAGCTTCAGCGGATCGCTACGCTCGACAAGGATCTGAACAGCTACGCGCTCGTGCTTGGCACGTCTGCCCGCGCGCAGGCCGATGAGGCAGACAGGGAAATCGCCGCAGGGCGGCATCGCGGCCCGCTGCACGGCGTGCCGATCGCCGTCAAGGATCTGTTCTGGCTGAAGGGCGCGCCGACGGCCGCAGGCACCACCGTCCACGGCGCTTTCGTGCCAAGTGAGGATGCAACGGTCGTGCGGCGCCTGCGCGAAGCGGGTGCAGTACTGATCGGCAAGACGCAGCTGACCGAAGGCGCCTATTCGGATCATCACCCCTCGGTGACGCCTCCGAGAAACCCCTGGGACAGCGCCTATTGGCCGGGCATTTCTTCGAGCGGCTCGGGCGTGGCAACGGCGGCGGGTCTTTGCTATGGCGCGCTCGCCTCCGACACCGGCGGCTCCATCCGCTGGCCGGCGGCGGCAAACGGCGTCACCGGGCTGAAACCGACCTGGGGCCGCGTCAGCCGTCACGGCAC is a window from the Ensifer adhaerens genome containing:
- the gcvA gene encoding transcriptional regulator GcvA, which gives rise to MPPLNALRAFEAAARHLSVKDAAGELCVTPGAVSQMLKVLEQHLGVRLFVRVNRGIFLTDAGRDYLPPVRNAFRQISEASKRVVGSADSGVLTVSATSFFASAWLVPRMASFRDAHPQIDLQVVTSNALVDFSRAGVDVAFRHGYGHYPGLRSDHVLAVEMVPVAAPLLVERLGQPASPAALVAWPKVQDADRKGWSLWLQANNLAEATLPTGPSFDDTALLQQAVLAGLGAGLLPAAMVAPEIEAGRLIQLAGETHIEAFAYYLVYPEANAEQPKIAAFREWVLDAVRSSASSTHPR